A genomic window from Flavobacterium sp. I3-2 includes:
- a CDS encoding major capsid protein has translation MEKSIFIHLKDWFGRIVGRLSVFTNGKLENEEQEYLHKRMLSEEHSADLKWGSSTYNGSIVKADIVAMDSELALKKQDSLSTASGDIPKQGMMFKLTEKQLSDIDTMIAKGFEMVNIVKKVFEQVKKSILGIHENNEYMFLQALSTGQTLLEDKDNVGLGIRVDFGFQDKRKHNASKPWSDPTAKVVDDINRVLKAAKSEGISYKVIMLDDTTLGYLRENEQVKNHFAFVKGIVAEGGVVPTLSEEQLMNFISLNFKLKVIIVDRTVISEKNGIRTILTPWESGIITFLQSEKVGRLVYGTLAEETRKNPSISYQKAGAYIMVKKWSENKPFSEWTSSEALCLPVIDNGAFISLLDTKIANVEDTQTEGDANFAYDGKNYTKASVVAAIKIVNPTSTVTVATKDSALATIINKFNEEQIAVFEANITLAT, from the coding sequence ATGGAAAAATCAATTTTTATACATCTAAAAGACTGGTTCGGTAGAATCGTTGGGAGATTATCTGTTTTTACTAACGGAAAATTAGAAAATGAAGAGCAAGAATATCTTCATAAAAGAATGCTTTCGGAGGAGCACTCTGCGGACTTAAAATGGGGAAGTTCAACTTATAACGGGTCGATTGTAAAAGCCGATATCGTGGCTATGGATTCGGAACTTGCATTGAAAAAACAAGATTCTTTATCAACCGCATCTGGAGATATTCCAAAGCAAGGTATGATGTTTAAGCTTACAGAAAAGCAATTATCCGATATCGATACTATGATTGCCAAAGGGTTTGAAATGGTTAATATCGTGAAAAAGGTTTTTGAACAAGTTAAAAAATCAATACTGGGTATTCATGAAAACAATGAATATATGTTTTTACAAGCTCTATCAACAGGGCAAACTTTATTAGAGGATAAAGATAACGTTGGTTTAGGTATTCGAGTTGACTTCGGTTTTCAGGATAAGCGTAAACATAACGCCTCGAAGCCTTGGAGTGATCCAACAGCCAAAGTTGTTGACGATATCAATAGAGTTTTAAAAGCTGCTAAGTCTGAAGGGATTTCTTACAAGGTTATTATGTTAGATGATACCACATTGGGTTATTTACGTGAAAATGAACAAGTAAAAAATCATTTTGCATTTGTTAAGGGTATTGTTGCTGAGGGAGGAGTTGTTCCAACTTTAAGTGAAGAACAGTTGATGAATTTTATTTCTTTAAACTTTAAATTAAAGGTGATTATTGTTGATCGTACGGTTATTTCAGAGAAAAATGGAATAAGAACTATTTTAACTCCTTGGGAATCTGGAATCATTACATTCCTACAAAGTGAAAAAGTTGGGCGTTTAGTTTATGGAACTCTAGCGGAAGAAACTCGTAAAAATCCGTCAATATCATATCAAAAGGCCGGGGCTTATATCATGGTCAAAAAATGGTCTGAGAATAAACCCTTTTCAGAGTGGACTTCATCGGAGGCTTTGTGTTTGCCGGTAATTGATAACGGGGCATTCATCTCATTACTTGATACTAAGATTGCCAATGTTGAGGATACTCAAACAGAAGGCGATGCAAATTTCGCTTATGATGGTAAAAATTATACTAAAGCTTCGGTAGTTGCTGCAATTAAAATCGTAAACCCAACTTCTACGGTAACTGTTGCGACTAAGGATTCAGCATTAGCAACAATCATCAATAAATTCAACGAAGAACAAATTGCAGTATTTGAGGCAAACATAACTTTAGCAACATAA
- a CDS encoding phage tail tape measure protein, whose translation MASGDGVITRKDIITDEALAFGKEYRKNVDEAIKANDELINQFKTLLKITTEYRKAQNTGDYREQKAKEQKVNQDILNLIKEMEQAERALERIKQEKLRTEKEMYKVAQENVRLSKMQNQAQRQNKTLTMEERVQRQLANKAEKEAVLSKMGLIGAYQKLNAQRTEAKKKLLDLIASEKASTSEIKKAQREFDVLDKKVRKADQAVGDFTKNVGNYKSAVDGIGNLTRQLAGAFGWAGAIAGAAMLMKSFKDVIFDFDDGLLNVSKTTGIADEELKNLGVNIRLLSQELKVVPINKLLEYATVAGQLGVKGSNNIMMFTESLAKLETASNITGEEGGAEIARMLTLIDGGVQNVKDFGDEIVHLGNNFAATEKEILSNATSIAQNVSVYKTGRQEVLAFGTATKAVGIESELAGSKIGKAMKFLEASIRTGENISAVMQLTGMSVDELKVKFKEDSGGVLFKFIEGLNGIDKAGGSVIGTLNELGIKEERQERVLSSLATGGFETLKRAMYDVKDAAGAMTEEFETASSKLKNEVSKMEVAWDNFILAINTSDNSIGNFTRIFLNSITSMIEGITRLSDSWSAIWEQSYQKSYDFAQESAKLNYTDFDKFSNQRRKAMLDRQKFAKDEQNILKSILKDEQKLEELNKRNWASKTLDAGMAVDAVSLRIEESKKSLADVKGRIDTIDKMFADFKNRKKNNNKETTITGLTPEETEAERKKRETAEKKAQKEAEKREDERLKKLKESYEAEIDLKVWKADSLAEIYKAESINEKSTQDERYNALIASHKAEEESLKLNVEKQLTLSRSFQKGKEAFVKDDLNYLMSRKEVLEGVNTLTNEELLILEKFYAAQEKLRKNNQKGLEDNAEFEAKIIAANTAAIISGNDINRLKELTKVEEDFKKLSFKNNEERVKANEKRERDILEINRKYDKINTEDQIKQMIQTLEILGIENEKTIELKKKLADLQNQLVKNENDNTNDDELEKIKKQKEAIEKLRESLSEFSNGFAETMGMNGKVVEDFIMVAFDSFQSLEDKIKATFMFMKEFTNSIFQQRIDEIQYEIDLTQEKHDKELENFTGTEYQKEALRVKQDAEIQKLEEKKRKERTKQANAEKAFNIAQAVWNTAAAIMQAYAQLGPIGGTIAAVLVGTLGAVQINQIKNQPIPKYKTGRKGGKEEIAIVGDGGVHEVIEHKDGSVELTPKRDTLVKLLEGDTVHASLDLYRKSRRNKINNDIYKDKLTFDSYHSLVANDYSSLEKEIIVLQEILKRKNMSPVVNVPKVDFAHQLWLEKQKNW comes from the coding sequence ATGGCATCGGGTGACGGAGTAATTACAAGAAAAGACATTATTACCGATGAGGCTTTAGCTTTTGGTAAAGAATATCGTAAAAATGTAGATGAAGCTATAAAGGCTAATGATGAATTAATTAATCAATTTAAAACTTTATTAAAAATCACCACTGAATATCGTAAGGCTCAAAATACAGGTGATTACAGAGAACAAAAAGCTAAAGAACAAAAAGTAAATCAAGATATATTAAACTTGATTAAAGAAATGGAGCAAGCAGAAAGAGCTCTTGAACGCATAAAACAAGAAAAACTTCGTACAGAAAAAGAAATGTACAAAGTGGCTCAGGAAAACGTTAGGCTGTCAAAAATGCAAAATCAAGCTCAAAGACAAAATAAAACTCTGACAATGGAAGAGCGCGTACAACGTCAACTTGCAAACAAAGCTGAAAAGGAAGCTGTTCTCTCTAAAATGGGATTAATCGGGGCTTATCAAAAATTAAATGCACAACGTACAGAGGCAAAAAAGAAACTTCTAGATTTAATTGCTTCTGAAAAAGCTTCTACTTCAGAAATTAAAAAAGCACAACGTGAGTTTGATGTTCTTGATAAGAAAGTTCGTAAAGCTGATCAAGCTGTAGGTGACTTTACAAAGAATGTAGGTAATTATAAATCTGCAGTTGATGGTATAGGAAATTTAACGAGACAATTAGCTGGAGCTTTTGGTTGGGCTGGAGCTATAGCGGGTGCCGCAATGTTAATGAAATCGTTTAAAGATGTGATTTTTGATTTCGATGATGGATTATTAAACGTTTCAAAAACAACAGGTATAGCAGATGAAGAATTAAAAAATCTGGGTGTAAATATTCGCTTACTATCACAAGAACTAAAGGTTGTTCCGATTAATAAACTATTAGAATATGCAACAGTAGCTGGTCAACTAGGTGTAAAAGGGTCTAATAACATTATGATGTTTACTGAATCTTTAGCAAAACTTGAAACAGCATCAAATATTACAGGAGAAGAAGGAGGTGCTGAAATAGCACGAATGCTGACATTAATTGATGGCGGAGTTCAGAATGTTAAAGATTTTGGAGATGAAATTGTTCATTTAGGAAACAATTTCGCAGCGACTGAAAAAGAGATTCTTTCTAATGCTACTTCTATTGCTCAAAACGTTTCTGTGTACAAGACAGGACGACAAGAAGTATTGGCTTTTGGTACAGCTACAAAAGCTGTAGGAATAGAATCTGAACTTGCTGGTTCTAAGATAGGTAAAGCAATGAAATTTCTAGAAGCTAGCATTCGTACAGGTGAAAACATTTCTGCTGTAATGCAATTAACAGGAATGTCAGTTGATGAATTAAAAGTAAAATTCAAAGAAGATTCAGGAGGTGTTTTATTCAAATTTATTGAAGGATTAAACGGTATTGATAAAGCTGGGGGGTCTGTTATTGGAACATTAAATGAGCTAGGTATTAAAGAAGAACGTCAAGAACGAGTTCTTTCTTCTCTAGCAACTGGAGGTTTCGAAACTTTAAAACGTGCAATGTACGATGTTAAAGATGCAGCTGGAGCAATGACAGAAGAGTTTGAAACTGCTAGTAGTAAGCTTAAGAACGAAGTGAGTAAAATGGAAGTAGCTTGGGATAATTTCATTTTAGCAATTAATACAAGTGATAATTCAATTGGTAATTTTACAAGAATTTTTTTAAATAGTATAACTTCTATGATTGAAGGCATTACTAGGTTATCTGATTCTTGGAGCGCGATATGGGAGCAATCTTATCAAAAATCTTATGACTTCGCACAAGAATCTGCCAAACTAAATTATACAGATTTTGACAAATTTTCAAATCAAAGAAGAAAGGCAATGTTAGATCGACAAAAATTTGCAAAAGATGAGCAAAACATTTTAAAATCAATTCTAAAAGATGAACAAAAGCTAGAAGAATTAAATAAAAGAAATTGGGCGTCTAAAACTTTAGATGCAGGAATGGCTGTTGACGCAGTAAGTTTAAGAATAGAAGAGTCTAAAAAATCATTAGCTGATGTTAAAGGTAGAATAGATACAATTGATAAAATGTTCGCCGATTTTAAAAATCGTAAAAAAAATAATAACAAAGAAACTACAATAACTGGACTAACTCCGGAAGAAACTGAAGCAGAAAGAAAAAAACGCGAAACTGCCGAAAAAAAAGCTCAAAAGGAAGCTGAAAAAAGAGAAGACGAACGATTGAAAAAATTAAAAGAATCTTACGAAGCTGAAATTGATTTAAAAGTTTGGAAAGCTGATAGTTTAGCAGAAATATACAAAGCTGAATCTATTAATGAAAAAAGCACTCAAGATGAAAGATATAACGCTTTGATTGCTTCACATAAAGCAGAAGAAGAATCTTTAAAGCTTAATGTCGAAAAGCAATTAACTCTTTCGCGCTCATTTCAAAAAGGTAAAGAAGCATTTGTAAAAGATGATTTAAACTACTTAATGTCTCGAAAAGAAGTATTAGAAGGAGTTAATACATTGACTAATGAAGAACTTTTAATTTTAGAAAAATTCTATGCTGCACAAGAAAAGCTTAGAAAGAATAATCAAAAAGGTTTAGAAGATAATGCAGAATTTGAAGCTAAAATAATTGCAGCTAATACTGCCGCTATAATATCAGGAAATGACATAAATAGACTTAAAGAGCTAACGAAAGTTGAAGAAGATTTTAAAAAATTATCTTTTAAAAACAATGAGGAAAGAGTAAAAGCAAACGAGAAGAGAGAACGTGATATTTTAGAAATAAATAGAAAATATGACAAAATAAATACAGAGGATCAAATCAAACAAATGATTCAAACTCTTGAAATTTTAGGTATTGAAAATGAAAAAACAATTGAGCTTAAAAAGAAATTAGCAGATCTTCAAAATCAATTGGTTAAAAATGAAAACGATAACACAAACGATGATGAACTAGAAAAAATAAAAAAGCAAAAAGAAGCTATAGAAAAACTAAGAGAATCTTTAAGTGAATTTTCAAATGGATTTGCTGAAACAATGGGAATGAACGGAAAAGTAGTTGAAGATTTTATAATGGTTGCTTTTGATAGTTTCCAATCTCTTGAAGATAAAATTAAAGCTACGTTTATGTTTATGAAAGAGTTTACTAATTCTATATTTCAGCAACGAATTGATGAAATACAATACGAAATAGATTTAACTCAAGAAAAGCACGATAAAGAGCTTGAAAACTTCACAGGAACAGAATATCAAAAAGAAGCTTTAAGAGTTAAACAAGATGCTGAAATACAAAAATTAGAGGAAAAAAAACGAAAAGAGCGAACTAAACAAGCTAATGCAGAGAAAGCTTTTAATATTGCTCAGGCAGTTTGGAATACCGCAGCCGCAATCATGCAAGCTTATGCTCAATTAGGTCCAATTGGTGGAACAATAGCTGCTGTTTTGGTTGGTACTCTTGGCGCAGTTCAAATCAATCAAATTAAAAATCAGCCAATACCAAAATACAAAACTGGTCGTAAAGGCGGTAAAGAAGAAATTGCAATTGTTGGAGACGGTGGAGTTCATGAGGTCATTGAGCATAAGGATGGCTCTGTGGAGCTTACACCAAAACGAGATACGCTTGTAAAACTATTAGAAGGTGACACCGTTCACGCTTCTTTAGATTTGTATCGAAAATCAAGACGAAACAAAATCAATAATGATATTTATAAAGATAAATTGACTTTCGATTCTTATCATTCGTTAGTTGCAAATGATTATTCTAGCTTGGAAAAGGAAATAATTGTTTTACAGGAAATTCTTAAAAGAAAAAACATGTCTCCAGTTGTAAATGTTCCAAAAGTGGATTTTGCTCATCAGCTATGGCTTGAAAAACAAAAGAACTGGTAA
- a CDS encoding lipocalin family protein codes for MKNLKSILLALTLGLTTLTSCSSDDNSSDNQVQPQPQNELLGKWDLEKVDMKMIIDGETMIDEKDVPVKQTGLINQYEFFADNTMEYYLYNPASGTNPATEESGEGTYVKNGDQLTLTITNGNTFTIKLLDSNNLHLNISQEEIEEGVNYSMDMTQKFVKMK; via the coding sequence ATGAAAAATTTAAAATCAATTCTTCTAGCATTAACATTAGGTCTGACAACTTTAACTTCATGTTCAAGTGACGATAACTCTTCTGACAATCAAGTTCAACCACAACCTCAAAACGAATTATTAGGGAAATGGGATCTTGAAAAAGTTGACATGAAAATGATTATTGATGGAGAAACAATGATTGACGAAAAAGATGTTCCAGTTAAACAAACAGGATTAATTAATCAATATGAATTTTTTGCTGATAATACTATGGAGTATTATCTTTATAATCCAGCATCAGGAACCAATCCAGCAACTGAAGAATCTGGTGAGGGTACTTACGTTAAAAATGGTGACCAACTAACTTTAACGATTACAAATGGTAATACCTTTACTATAAAACTATTAGATTCGAATAATTTACATCTAAATATTTCTCAAGAGGAGATCGAGGAAGGGGTTAATTATTCAATGGATATGACTCAAAAGTTTGTAAAAATGAAATAA